TTTAGTTGTGTAGAATATATAATGCAAATTAATGATAATTTTTGTTATTAATTATATTTTTACTGTTTAACAAACCCTAGATTTTTATGTGTTAAGAGAACTATATATGTTTATGAGTTAATTTATCATAAGAAGTATTGTTAAAAACATGATAGTGTTTACATAAAAATATTTTTTTATTGTAGATAATGCTTGATAAGTAACCATATTGAAACACATATATTTTTTAAAAAAAAAAAATATATATATATATGTATATATAGATTCTAATACTAATACAATTAGGATAAACAAAATGATTATGTAATTATGATTTAGTTTTTAAAATTTTTACTAATAGTTTTGTATAATAGTGCAGAATGTCTTCTAGTCATCGAGGCAGTGCAAGTTCTTCCAGACAAAGAGGCTGAAATGTTTCTAATGAAACTAGAACAAGAGTAAGTTTTAATTCTAAATATTTTATTAATTTTATATATGCAAAAATATTAGCTAAAACATATATATTATAATTTGTAGAGCACGGACATATTCAAATGGACATATGAACAAGAGAAAAAACTCATTGAATTGTTTGATCATGCAATCTCTATGTGGGAAAATAGAGAATTCTTGATTGTATATTTGTCTATGTGGTGTAATAAGAAGAATTTAAATTTTATATATTTATTAATAATAATTATATCTTTTGTTTTATTAAAATATATTTAAATTTAAGTTTTATCCGCACCGTTTATTCTACTTTTGTCATTCTACTTTTGGTTATGTACCGCATTTGCTTTTTGTTACCATTCACATTTTATTTTGTACCGCTTTTTTTTTGTTTAACCGCTAATAATTCTCAGTTTACAAAACCGCAGTTAAACCGTACTGCACTATCTAATCCGCTTGTCCAGTACCGCTCAATACACTGTTACCATTCGGAGCCTTAGTTGGGGGTTTTAGATTATAATTGTGTCTAGAATAGTGGGTGGGTTGGGTATATTCAATTAATTTTTGGCTTTTGGTAAGAATAAGGGGCCTTAAATTAATAATCTCTCTTCAATTATTGTACCAGTGGGGACCACGATGAGATGTATGGATGGGATATATGTAATGAAGCCGTTGAAAAGAAGTTTTCCCAAATCTCGTTCTCTGAAGCAAAAGTCATTAGAGAGATTCTTCCTCCATGGCGACCTACGAAAAACCACAGGTGTCCCCACCACAGGTGTTCCTCAATTTTCGAGGAGCCGAGCTGAGGCAGAGCTTTGTCGCTCACCTGGAGATGGCCTTGATAAAGAGCGGAGTCAACGTCAGAAACGATGGAAGGATGATGATACGGGGTGTTGAAAATTTATTCCAACAGATCGAGGAGTCGACAATTGCGCTCGTGATCTTCTCGAAAAGCTACACCGAATCGAGGTGGTGCTTAGACGAGCTGGTGAAGATTAAAGAGCTGGTGGAGGAAGGCAAACTCATTGCGATTCCCATTTTCTACGAGGTGAGTCCATCCCATGTGAAGGAGCTTGACGGAGATTTCGGACTTAACTTGTGGAATCTAGGGAATCGTACTAGTGATTTCGACAGGCTCAAGAAGTGGAAGGAAGCTTTAGATTTCATTTCCTCAAAGATGGGGTTCGTGTTCAATGAGAAAAGGTAGCGGGCTCTTAATAACGTTTATTTATTAGCAAGTAGTGAAACCTTATTCGATCAATTGTTTTTTCTTACCTTCATTTTGGCAGAAACGAATCTATCTTTATCCATGAAATCGTCAAGCTGGTCCAAAGGACTCTGACCAGTCTTGGCGTCCGAAACCCTGTTAGTAGTGCTGATTGCGATAGTGCTGGCTCACTCAAAGAAGAAAAGAAGCAAGAAAACGTAAGCCAAAGCCAAAGCCAAAGCCAAAGCCAAAGCTCAAGCTCGACAGACCCAAAGCATCAAGTGTTCATCAATTTCCGGGGAGCCCAGCTGCGTTATAATTTTGTCAGCTATCTCGTGGACGCCTTGGAAAGGCACGGAGTCAGCTTCTTCGTAGATGCAAACCAGTCGAAGGGTGAAAAACTTGAAAAAATTTTCAACAGGATCGAGGAGTCTAAGATCGCACTCGTTGTCTTCTCTACCGGTTACACAGAATCGGCTTGGTGCTTACAAGAGCTGGTGAAAATCAAAGAGCTCATGGACGAAGGCAAACTCGTGGCCATCCCAATCTTTTACAAGGTGGAACCATCCCAAGTTAAGAATCTGACTGGAGTTTTCGGTGAAAGCTTTTGGAATTTGTGGCGTATTCAACGGGATAGCCATATCATTAAATGGAAGGAAGCTTTAAGGTCTATTGCGTCCAAGTTAGGCTTCAACTTGAGCGATCACGGGTAAATGATTCTTTTGTTACAAGATTATTTTGGCTAATATGATTCTTTTGTCTCTCATCTGTTTTTTTTACTTGATGGTTATGGCAGTGGTAATGAGAGTGAGTTCATCACTCGTATCGTCGAAGAAGTCCTACATCTTCTGTCGCAGCGGCAAGGAGAAAACCCGTCTCTCGTTCCTTCCACAAAGAAATCAAAGCTTACTGAATCGCCCACCACAGCAGAAAAGCATGAAACGTATCACAACGTTGGAATGGAGCAATTGGAGGAGAAGTTAGAGTTTGATTCCAATGATACTCGAATTATTGGAATTGTTGGGATGGCTGGTATTGGCAAAACCACCCTCGCAATGATGCTGCACGCAAAGTGGAACCGCAACTTTCTACGCTGCGTTCCTTTTCTGGATATCCGTAACAAGTCAGAGGAGCATGGCCCAGTGTGGCTGCGAACGACACTCCTGGAACTTTTACTTGAGTGTAAAATAGGTGACGAGTTAACACATGGGTCTGTCAAAGCTGAACTACTCAAGACCAAGTTCTTCGCTCTTCTGGATGACGTGAGCGACAAGGCACAGTTAAAGTTTCTCCTCGGTGAACGCGACTGGATTAAGAAGGGAAGCAAGATTATTATTACAACACGTGACAAGTCATTGCTTGAGGGATTTGCTGATGATTCTTATGTGGTTCCAGGATTGAACGATGGTGAGGCCTTTCAACTCTTTAAATATCACGCCTTCAGTGATAAACTCTGTAGTCCCACTAGTACCTTCCTGAGGCTCTCTAGAATGTTCGTGGATTACGCTCGAGGACACCCATTGACTCTCACATTACTAGGTATGGAACTTAATGGGAAAGGTGCGGATGGATGGGTGTCCAAATTGGAAATGGTGACACAAAGATCCAGTGTTATGTTTGCTAATCAACTTGAACTTAGCGAGAAGCAGGAAGATGTGTTTCTCGACATAGTGCACTTTTTTCAATCAGAGGATGAGTATTTTGTTAGGAGTTTACTAGATTCGGGAGATCCTGATTCTACTGATGCGGTGAGTGAAGTAAAAGATCTCGTCAACAAATTCCTGATTACAACTGCTGACGGCCGAGTAGAAATCAACGTTCCACTATATACGTTCTGTACCGACCCTGGTTCTCCTCGGTGGCTTAGGCTGGGGAACTTTGAAGATATCATGAAGGAGCCAATGAAAATGAAAAAAACAGTAAGTTTATTTTTGTTTCCTGTGAAAGAGAACTTTCAATGCTGATATGTTGTCATTTGACATGCTAACAGGATGCCAAAAATGTAAGGGGTATTTTCTTGGACACGTCAAAGTTAGAGAAGAGCATTTGCTTGGACATCTCAACCTTCACTGATATGCGCAATCTTCGATACATGAAAATATATGATTCTTGTTGTTCTCGGCGATGTAAAAATCAAGACTGCAAATTATACTTCCCCGATGGGCTTGAGTTCCCCTTGGAAGAGGTTCGATATCTCCACTGGGTGAAATTTCCATTGGATGAGCTTCCACCGGACTTCAGACCGGAGAATCTTGTTGACCTTAGGCTGCCATACAGTAACATTACACGTGTTTGGGAAGGCGAAAAGGTGTGTTTTCGTGTGCTTTGCATACATGTTTTCATTAGATGGCTATATATATATATATATATATATTTTTTTTTTAATTAGTCGTTGGATTTTGATAGGATACACCACGGTTGAAGTGGGTAGATCTAAGCCACTCGAATGAGTTGATCGACTTGTCAGCATTGTCAAAGGCTGTAAATCTTCAAAGACTAAATCTGGAAGGCTGCACGAGTTTGGAGGAGTTGCCGGTGGAGATTCAGAATATGAAGTCACTTGTTTTCCTGAACCTAAGAGGATGCATAAGTCTGTGGTCTCTTCCGGAGCTGAATTTAAGCTCTCTGAAAACACTCATCCTCAGTGATTGCTCAAACCTCGACGAGTTTCAGCTAGTTTCAAAAAGTGTAGAATTTCTTCATTTGGATGGCACAGCAATCAAAGGACTTCCTCAGGGTATAGAGAACCTCCAAAGGCTTGTCGTGTTGAATTTGAAAAACTGCAAAATGTTGGAGTGTCTTCCCAACTGTCTGAGCAACCTGGAAGCTCTTGACAAACTAATACTCTCTGGTTGTTCGAAGCTTAAGAATCTTCCGGATGTCAAGAATAGCTTAAAACATCTGCAGGTTTTACTTTTTGATGGGACAGGAGCAAAAGAGATGCCAAGCATCTCATGCTTCACTGGATCCGAAGGCCCAGCGTCTGGAGATGTGTTCTTACAAACTCTAGGATCGCATTGCAGCGTGAGAGAATGGCCATGCGGTGTTAACGTAGTATACTCACTGCGGCGACTGTGTTTGAGTGGAAATGATTTTCTCAGCCTGCAACCTGATATTTGGAAACTTTATAATCTGAAATGGCTCGATGTGAAGCAGTGCAAGAAGCTGAGATCTATTCCAATGCTTCCACCAAGACTTGAGTACTTTGACGCACATGGTTGTGATTCCCTTGAAAGAGTTGCAAAACCTATAGCCTTTCTGATGTTGTCTGATCAGAGCCATGCCACATTCAATTTTTCCAACTGCAACAAGTTGGATCGAGATGCAAAGGATAATATCGTATCTTATACCCGGTGGAGAAGCCAGTTAGTGCTAGGTGAACTCACACTATGCAGTGGGGTATGTCTATTTCTCTCTATCAGTTTTGAGTCTTCTTTGCTGCATCTACGGTATCTTATCTTGTTTTGTTGTTCTCTTTTGCAGGGTTTAGTTTCGGAAGCTCCGATTGGAACTTGTTTTCCTGGATGGGAAGTCCCTGCCTGGTTCAGTCACCGAGCCTACGGATCGTTGTTAAAGACCAAGCTGCCTCCACACTGGTGTGATAATAAATTTACTGGGATTGGTCTATGCGCTGTTATCGTATTTGATGGCTACCACAACCAAAGGAAAAGTGTCTTATTGAAATGTAATTTTGAGTTTAAGAATGAAGACGGGTCTAGTAACCGCTTTAGCTGCACGGTTGGAGGTTGGGGCGAACCAATTGACACACCATTGAAGCCTGTGTCGTCTCATGTCTTTATCGGCTTTACCAGGAGGATGGATATCAACAAAATTAGTGAAGAGGATGATAAAGAGAAATGTGTTTCTACTAAAACCATTATTGAGTTTCAAGTGACAGATGGTATGGAAAAGATCAAAGGTTGCGAGGTGGTGAAGTGTGGCTTTAGTTTGGTATATGCACCCGAAGAAAAGAGGAATATATGTTCAGATTTAAAGACTTTTTAGCTCCAATAGAGGGTTGAGGTCTTCCGGTGAAGCAAAAATACAAAATAAGTTTATCATCTTACCATCCAATGTATTTCCGGTTCTAACCTATAAAATCCGTTGAGCCTTTAATTTAATGTAAGTATTTGGTGTTAGAAAAAAGATTTTTTTTTAAAATATGACATGACATCATGATAATTGTGAGACCAATAATATTTTTTATAAAATTTATTTTTTAGCACGATTTTAAATGTGGTACTAACTAATTATTATTATATCATCATTAAAGTTAAATATATATATAAATATTTATTTTGGAATTTTTTTATATATATTAATAACTATAACTCATATACCACCAATAAAATAATATATATATTACATTAATAAAAATAAACTAGATATAATTACAACTATTTTTACATCAACTTATATACCAATGTAAGTATATATCCACAAATATAAAACTAAAGCAATACAAATCAAATATTTTTTTGTTAATACGATTAAATTTTACCAGTTTAACGTATTTTAACTAAAACCAACAAAAATCTAAATTTACTAGAATTTATATATTTAAATAGACATATTCAAAACTAAGAAATATGAGACACATTTAAAATTAATAATCATTAAATACAATAGAATAGAACACAAAAATATTTTATAAAATGTAATTTTAACTCTACTAAAATTTAAATAAAATCAAATTGAAAGAGTTAAGCCAGATAAAAAACAGAACTACACAAATATATTTATGGTGTTTTCCTTTTCCAATAAAGTTAAATATAAAAATAGTAATTTCAAAATGTAAACTAACATTTAAAAAAACAAAACAACATTATAACAAAAATTATTTCTTCCACGGAAAACTTTCATCCAACCTCAAAACCACTGTGCTAAATCCAACTATTTGATAATAATCTTTACACTTTATTATTTATAGCTGCTGTACATAGATCTGGGATTTTTATCCGAGATCCGGATTCGATCCGAGATTTGATCCGGATCCGATCCGAAAATCCAGATATCCGGAGGAGCCGAATCCGGATAGTAAAATGTTGGATCCGTCAAAACCGGATCAGGATCCGGATATCTTGATTTTTTTAGTCCAGGTATTCGGATCTGTAAGTTTTATAAATTTCTATTACAAAAATAGTAATATCTATATATAAAAATTAATTTTATTTCATGTATTTTCATTTTTATAATAGTATATATATATATCATGTAAATTTTGTAATATTATACATAGAAATAATTAAAAACATTATATATTTTTTTATTTTTAATTATTGTTGATATTTTTTTATATATTAATATTTTTTTATTTTTTTAAGGATCCAAATCCGGATCCGGATATCCGCCGGATATTACAATTTTTTTAAGGATATCTGACACCCGGATATCCGAGAACCCCGGATCCGGATAAAGATAGTAAAATTATGGATCCGCCGGATAAGGATCCGGATCCGGATATCCGCCGGATATTACAATTTTTTTAAGGATATCTGACACCCGGATATCCGAGAACCCCGGATCCGGATAAAGATAGTAAAATTATGGATCCGCCGGATAAGGATCCGGATCCGGATACCTTAAAATTGCCCGGATACCCGATCCGTCCCAGACCTGTACATACATTTTTAGCTAATTATATCAGTGTTGATTAATTCAATTTATTATGAAACTAAAAGTAAAGGCAGTAGAACTACTTTCATTTCATTCGCATGGTTCTTTAACTCATACTACATAATGATGGTACTATTTATAAATTTTTATTATAGCTAATAAATATCTAATAAGTTAGTTATAGTCAAGATACGAACAACACAGTGGTTGGAAGTGGTTGAAAATATGATTAGCTATTTGTCTTCCGGTCTTCCCGGGTTTGAGTCCTTCCACCCACATATAAAAAATGATTTTTTTATAATTATGTATTATTTATTTATTTTAAATGTAATAACCACGTCAGATATTTTTATAGGCACGTAAGAGCAGCAACTCTTAAGTCGGAGGAACTTAAAAAAATTACTATCTCCGTTTCATATTGTAAATTGTTTTACGAAAATATTTTTGTTTAAAAATGTAAGTAGTTTTCGTATTTCTAGGTAACTTTTACATTTATTGAATACAGTGTGACCAATCAAATTAAATAGACTTATTTTTTATTGGTTAAATTATATCTAACCTATTTATTATAAAATACTTTTTAAAAACATAATAATTTTCTTAATCTTAGTTTTTTTAACAAAAACTACTTATATTATGAAACGAAGAAAGTATTATAATAGTGGGTGGATCCCACATCAAAATTAAACACCGTCGCCTCTGTATTCTATTTAAGCGCCGTGTTTTTTCAGTGCTTGCACTGTTTTGCGGACCCCACTAACACGTGGCGGTACGCGATTAGTTCGTATTTAATTTGTTTTTTTAATCAGACAAAAAACTTAAAAAATTAAACACTTCGTTTAGAGTGCTAGGATTAATGGTGCTCTAAATGAGTCATAACCAATTTAGATTCCGCTATCTTTGATTGACGGGCACTTACGCCAAAACCGAATTTTGTTAGTTCATATATTAAATGTTAAATTGTTAATGTATTTATTACACAATTTACGTAATATATACTGACCGAGACTGTTTTATTCTGTTAGTATATGAATATGCCGATTTTTTTTTCTCCCTTTTCTGTCTCTGGATTCTTCGGAAAGAATTTTTTTTATTTTTCTTTTGTTTTTAATTCCGAAGCTTGAAGCTTTCATACTTAAACGAATTTTTTCCCGGTACGGATTAATCTTTCCATTCGCATACTTTGTTTTAGTTTTTTTGGTTTGTATGTTCCTTAGATTTTATGTGAAATCAAAAGCAATTAAATTCCAGAACTTGCTCGAAACGTTTCTTTTATCAATTTTTTTATTACAAAAGGATCAATATGCCAAAATGTTTCATTAAAAAAATACATTATATTCTTAGGGTTATTTATCTAGATTTAGGATTTAAATTTGAAAGATAGGGTTTGAGGTTTGGAGTGGGGGTTTGAGTTTATAAATTTTTAAAAAATTTAATATTAAATTTTTTTCAAAATTTTTTTTTTGGATTTCAAAATAAGAATTTGAAAGAAAATGTTTTTTAAAATAATTCAAAATTAAAGATTTCAAAAAAAACACAAGAATAAATTTTGAATTGAAAAACGTATTTATGGAAAATACAAAAAAATATTTTTATTTTTTAATTTTCTTTAATTTTTAATCTTTACGATTTAATTAAATAATTATTTATATTTAAAAATCTATAAAATAAAGGTAAAAGTGTTTTTTATCTTTTTAATGCAACTCTTTTAGTCATTTTTCTCCTTGTATGCTTTTTTGATAAAAAAAAACTGATTTTAGTGTCATTTAGTAGAATTACCTATTAAATTTCTACATTTTGATAAATACTATTTTGACAATTTTTTTTCTCTAGTGTGGTATTTTTTTTAACGTCTGATTAATTATGTTATTATAACGCTGAGAAATATTACATAGATATTCTACCGCTGACAATTTTACCACGAGATGAGAATACACGTCTGACTGCGTCACTCCGAGTCGTCCTATGAGATCCATGTTCAATGATACGTCCTGCACCATGCTGAAGACCTATTGTAATATTTTTTTTTCTATAATATACATAATTTACGTTTTTTTGGGTTTGAATCTCAGATCTCTAGGTGTAGAAATATTAACGATTACATCTAGTGTGGTATTATAAAACAAAAAAAATTGTATTAGTGCTAGCTGGAGGTAAATCTCAATCATGATTACATCTCACACCATGTTAACCGAAAAGAAAAAAAGAAAAAGAAGATTAAATCTTACCATAGTTGAGAGAGCTTACCATGGTCTCATTTAAATATACAATATAATTAGTGGGTAGTTAGCAAAAAAAAAATCATATACAGTAGAATGTGAGTGGTGGAACAGGTGATTGTGTGAATAGATAGCATTGGAATGAGCTTATCAACGTTGACCGGCCAAAAGTTTCCCATGACGACTACCACCACCACCATCACGACGGACGAACAAATCTCTGAGTGGCGGCCGCAAGTGTTCATCAACTTCCGGGGAGCTGATCTTCGTGACGGGTTCATCAGTCATTTGAGGAAGGCCCTGGAAGACAATAAAATCAAGTACTACATCGACTGTGAAGAGCCCAGGGGTGCATCTCTTGAGATCCTCTTTCAAAGGATCAAGGAGTCGCAGATCGCCCTGGTGTTCTTCTCGAATCTGTACGCAACGTCAGAGTGGTGCTTGGACGAACTGGTGGAAATAATGAAGAACATGGAGAAAGGAAGCCTCAGAGTCATACCCGTCTTCTTCAAGGTGGAGCCAGAGGACGTGAAAGGGCAAAAGAAAGAGTTCGGCGTGGCGTTATACGGAGAAGGTCGCCGTAAAAGACCCAAGATGGCGCAATGGGAAGATGCTTTAGAAGCTGTTCCCAAACAGATGGGGTTGGTATTGGCTGAAAAAAGGTCGTTTCATATTTTTTTGTTTGTTTGACCATCTCACTTTTTTCCTAATCCATATAGTTTTTTTTTTTAATCCACATAGTTCCATTGATTGTATTTTTTTTCTTCCTTATTTCAGTTCTGAAAATGACTTCCTCATCCGGCTAGTCAACAACGTCAAAGAAGTGGAAGCCATAATATTAAAAGAAAGAGAAGGCTCCTCTTCCTCTGAACCAATAATCAAACACGTTATGGGTACAATATCATCTTCTCTTCCCCCTTGCGAGAAGGAGCAACGCCTTGAGCAACTCGAACAACGGTTTGGTTTAGATGATAAAGTTACTCAAATACTTGGAATTGTTGGTATGGCCGGGATTGGTAAAACCACTCTCGCGCAAAAGCATTTCGATACGTGCAATAAGTTATCGGTGAAAAAGATTATTCTTGGCATTCATGAGAAGTCGAAGAACGAGGAGGGATCATCAAATTGGCTGGAAAAAGAAGTTGAGGATGAAATTTTCAAAAACAGATGTTTCATTCTATTGGACGACGTGAGCGAAAAGTCACAAATAGAGTATCTACTCGGTAACCTCAGCCGGATTAAGCAGGGAAGTAAGATTGTCATCACAACGCGCGACAAGTCATGGATCGGAAGAGTGGTTCACGATACTTATGTGGTCCCTGGATTGAACGACAACGAAGCCTTACTACTCTTTAGCCGACATGCCTTCGGAAACCAAGCCTATACTCCCACGAAGAAAGGGCTGTCCAAAAAGTTTGTGGACTATGCCGGAGGCAATCCAAGAGCCCTTGAGGAACTAGGGAAGGAGCTTTGCGGTAAAAACGATGCTCACTGGGAAAAGAGAATAGAAACGCTGTCACATCGTTGCAATGTGAATATCAAAAGAGAGTTAAAAATCAGTTATGACAGGTTGACTGATGAGCAAAAAGATGCGTTTCTTGACATAGCTTGTTTCTTCACATCAGAAAAGGAGGATTGCGTGACAAGTTTACTGGCTTCCAAAGACTCTCATGGCTCCGGTGCAGAAGCTGCGAGGGTTATTGGAGACCTTGCTGACAAGTTCATGATAAGTGTCTCTGCTGGCCAGATCGAGATGCCTCAGATACTGTGTTCACTGGGCAAAGAACTTGGTTTATTGCCATCTTCAGAAGATAATATGGGAAAGAGCAGGCTATGGGATCATGATACAGTTGTTAAAACTTTGGTCAACCAAAAGGTAGTAAGAATCGTCAATTTAGGTTTACAAAGATGTTAAAGTAAAATAAACTCCACCCAATCTAACTATCATCTCATCTGATAGACTTTTTTTTTTTTGGTAAAATGCTAAGATTCAAATTCAGTATAGACTGAGTTTTTTTGTTAGCTAATTTTACCATTTTTTGTGCTTTTTTTTCTTACTCTGTTAACAGGAAGAAGATAGTACTGTGAGAGGTATTTTACTCGACGTGTCGAAGTTAAAAGAGGAATTCGCCATAGCATCAGACAAGTTGACCCTAATGCCAAACCTGCGATATCTCAAAATCTTTGACTCTAGCTGCCCTCGGCAATGTAAAGCTGTTGTTGAAGCTGTTAAGTGCAAAGTACACTTGCCCGATGAACTTGAATCGCCTTTGAAAAACCTTCGATATCTCCACTGGCTGAAATTTCCATCGACGGAACTTCCACCCAAATTCGAACCCGAGAATCTTGGTGACCTCAGGCTGCCATACAGTATGATTGAACGTGTTTGGAAAGGCAAAAAGGTGTGTCTTCTTGTTCACTGCTAGATTTTGATTATTGTACTCTAGATAGCTTAGCTGATTGGTGCTTGTTTTCTGAGTGCTTTTTCCTCACAGGAGACACCAAATCTGAAGTGGGTTGATTTAAGTCACTCGACAAAGTTGACCGACCTGTCAGCTTTGTGTAATGCTGAATCTCTTGAAATACTAAATCTTGAAGGTTGCACTGAACTTGTTGATTTTCCCGAAGATACCGAAAATATGAAGAGTCTTTCTTTCTTGAACCTCAGAGGATGCACAAGTCTCTCGTCTCTCCCAGAGATGAATAATTTAGTCCGTCTCAAGACTCTCGTCCTCAGTGGCTGCTCAAGCTTTGATGACTTTCATGTGAATGCTAAAAATCTTGAACATGTACATTTAGATGGGACAGAAATACTGAACCTTCCCCGGACGATCGAGCAACTCCAAAGACTTATCGTCCTGAATCTGAAAGACTGCAAACGGCTGAGGACTCTCCCGGATTGTCTTGGCAAGCTCAAGGCTCTTGAAGAACTAATACTCTCTGGTTGTTCAAGGCTTAGGAGATTTCCTGAAATTAAGGAGGGCATGGAAAATCTGCAGATTTTACTACTCGATAGGACAGAAATCACAGACGTGCCAAAGATGTTATTACTACGATGTGCTAACCCAGTAGACCAAGTGAATAATGTCCAACCGTCACCCCGGACGGGTGGACTATCCTTGTTGCGACATCTGTGCTTAAGCAGAAATGACAAGATCATCAGTCTGCGATGGAGTATTAGTGAGCTTTATCATTTGAAATGGATCGACGTGAAGTATTGCAAGAAACTCCAATCTATTTCGATGTTACCACCAAATCTTCAATGCTTAGATGCACATGGTTGCACCTCACTTAAAACAGTGGCGAGTCCTCCTATGGCAAC
The DNA window shown above is from Brassica oleracea var. oleracea cultivar TO1000 chromosome C3, BOL, whole genome shotgun sequence and carries:
- the LOC106334853 gene encoding disease resistance protein LAZ5-like; this encodes MATYEKPQVSPPQVFLNFRGAELRQSFVAHLEMALIKSGVNVRNDGRMMIRGVENLFQQIEESTIALVIFSKSYTESRWCLDELVKIKELVEEGKLIAIPIFYEVSPSHVKELDGDFGLNLWNLGNRTSDFDRLKKWKEALDFISSKMGFVFNEKRNESIFIHEIVKLVQRTLTSLGVRNPVSSADCDSAGSLKEEKKQENVSQSQSQSQSQSSSSTDPKHQVFINFRGAQLRYNFVSYLVDALERHGVSFFVDANQSKGEKLEKIFNRIEESKIALVVFSTGYTESAWCLQELVKIKELMDEGKLVAIPIFYKVEPSQVKNLTGVFGESFWNLWRIQRDSHIIKWKEALRSIASKLGFNLSDHGGNESEFITRIVEEVLHLLSQRQGENPSLVPSTKKSKLTESPTTAEKHETYHNVGMEQLEEKLEFDSNDTRIIGIVGMAGIGKTTLAMMLHAKWNRNFLRCVPFLDIRNKSEEHGPVWLRTTLLELLLECKIGDELTHGSVKAELLKTKFFALLDDVSDKAQLKFLLGERDWIKKGSKIIITTRDKSLLEGFADDSYVVPGLNDGEAFQLFKYHAFSDKLCSPTSTFLRLSRMFVDYARGHPLTLTLLGMELNGKGADGWVSKLEMVTQRSSVMFANQLELSEKQEDVFLDIVHFFQSEDEYFVRSLLDSGDPDSTDAVSEVKDLVNKFLITTADGRVEINVPLYTFCTDPGSPRWLRLGNFEDIMKEPMKMKKTDAKNVRGIFLDTSKLEKSICLDISTFTDMRNLRYMKIYDSCCSRRCKNQDCKLYFPDGLEFPLEEVRYLHWVKFPLDELPPDFRPENLVDLRLPYSNITRVWEGEKDTPRLKWVDLSHSNELIDLSALSKAVNLQRLNLEGCTSLEELPVEIQNMKSLVFLNLRGCISLWSLPELNLSSLKTLILSDCSNLDEFQLVSKSVEFLHLDGTAIKGLPQGIENLQRLVVLNLKNCKMLECLPNCLSNLEALDKLILSGCSKLKNLPDVKNSLKHLQVLLFDGTGAKEMPSISCFTGSEGPASGDVFLQTLGSHCSVREWPCGVNVVYSLRRLCLSGNDFLSLQPDIWKLYNLKWLDVKQCKKLRSIPMLPPRLEYFDAHGCDSLERVAKPIAFLMLSDQSHATFNFSNCNKLDRDAKDNIVSYTRWRSQLVLGELTLCSGGLVSEAPIGTCFPGWEVPAWFSHRAYGSLLKTKLPPHWCDNKFTGIGLCAVIVFDGYHNQRKSVLLKCNFEFKNEDGSSNRFSCTVGGWGEPIDTPLKPVSSHVFIGFTRRMDINKISEEDDKEKCVSTKTIIEFQVTDGMEKIKGCEVVKCGFSLVYAPEEKRNICSDLKTF
- the LOC106336244 gene encoding inactive disease resistance protein RPS4-like; translated protein: MSLSTLTGQKFPMTTTTTTITTDEQISEWRPQVFINFRGADLRDGFISHLRKALEDNKIKYYIDCEEPRGASLEILFQRIKESQIALVFFSNLYATSEWCLDELVEIMKNMEKGSLRVIPVFFKVEPEDVKGQKKEFGVALYGEGRRKRPKMAQWEDALEAVPKQMGLVLAEKSSENDFLIRLVNNVKEVEAIILKEREGSSSSEPIIKHVMGTISSSLPPCEKEQRLEQLEQRFGLDDKVTQILGIVGMAGIGKTTLAQKHFDTCNKLSVKKIILGIHEKSKNEEGSSNWLEKEVEDEIFKNRCFILLDDVSEKSQIEYLLGNLSRIKQGSKIVITTRDKSWIGRVVHDTYVVPGLNDNEALLLFSRHAFGNQAYTPTKKGLSKKFVDYAGGNPRALEELGKELCGKNDAHWEKRIETLSHRCNVNIKRELKISYDRLTDEQKDAFLDIACFFTSEKEDCVTSLLASKDSHGSGAEAARVIGDLADKFMISVSAGQIEMPQILCSLGKELGLLPSSEDNMGKSRLWDHDTVVKTLVNQKEEDSTVRGILLDVSKLKEEFAIASDKLTLMPNLRYLKIFDSSCPRQCKAVVEAVKCKVHLPDELESPLKNLRYLHWLKFPSTELPPKFEPENLGDLRLPYSMIERVWKGKKETPNLKWVDLSHSTKLTDLSALCNAESLEILNLEGCTELVDFPEDTENMKSLSFLNLRGCTSLSSLPEMNNLVRLKTLVLSGCSSFDDFHVNAKNLEHVHLDGTEILNLPRTIEQLQRLIVLNLKDCKRLRTLPDCLGKLKALEELILSGCSRLRRFPEIKEGMENLQILLLDRTEITDVPKMLLLRCANPVDQVNNVQPSPRTGGLSLLRHLCLSRNDKIISLRWSISELYHLKWIDVKYCKKLQSISMLPPNLQCLDAHGCTSLKTVASPPMATEQVPSSFIFTNCDKLEHVAKNEITCYGHDKGRILSKTLNRHNKGLSFEALVSICFPGSEVPAWFGHKASGAVLKPELPQHWSDSGLVGIALCAIVAFEELNIGNNNLHVKCIFDFNNVKTSFSYFNFPVGGLWETSDEQRTITSTHVFIGYTNWLNIKKCQEEDGKEECVPKRKKEGCVPTKASIEFQVINDFGEVKNCEVLKCGFSLVYETGSWEASSRADGVEQGELESHEGVGRVRKL